Proteins encoded by one window of Channa argus isolate prfri chromosome 1, Channa argus male v1.0, whole genome shotgun sequence:
- the LOC137124858 gene encoding polyadenylate-binding protein 1 isoform X2, with protein sequence MNFDVIKGRPVRIMWSQRDPSLRKSGVGNIFIKNLDKSIDNKALYDTFSAFGNILSCKVVCDENGSKGYGFVHFETQEAAERAIEKMNGMLLNDRKVFVGRFKSRKEREAELGARAKEFTNVYIKNFGDDMDDEKLRELFSKYGNAMSIRVMTDDTGKSRGFGFVSFDRHEDAQKAVDEMNGKELNGKLIYVGRAQKKVERQTELKRKFEQMKQDRMTRYQGVNLYVKNLDDGIDDERLRKEFSPFGTITSAKVMMEGGRSKGFGFVCFSSPEEATKAVTEMNGRIVATKPLYVALAQRKEERQAHLTNQYMQRMASVRAVPNPVINPYQPAPPSGYFMAAIPQAQNRAAYYPAAGQMAQLRPSPRWTTQGVRPQHFQNMPGAMRPSAPRPQTFSTMRPASQVPRMMSTQRVATQSMGPRPAAAAAAATPVRGVPQYKYAAGVRNPQQHMSAQPQVTMQQPAVHVQGQEPLTASMLAAAPPQEQKQMLGERLFPLIQNMHPSLAGKITGMLLEIDNSELLHMLESPESLRSKVDEAVAVLQAHQAKEAAQKTVTNSTGVPSV encoded by the exons ATGAACTTTGATGTGATCAAGGGGCGGCCTGTCCGCATCATGTGGTCGCAGCGTGATCCATCACTGAGAAAAAGCGGTGTGGGAAACATCTTTATCAAGAATCTTGACAAGTCAATCGACAACAAGGCTCTATATGACACATTCTCTGCTTTTGGCAACATCCTGTCATGCAAG GTGGTTTGCGATGAGAATGGCTCTAAAGGCTATGGCTTTGTGCATTTTGAGACTCAAGAGGCAGCTGAGCGAGCCATTGAGAAAATGAATGGCATGCTGCTTAATGACCGAAAAGT ATTTGTGGGTCGCTTCAAATCTCGAAAAGAGCGTGAGGCTGAACTGGGTGCCCGAGCCAAAGAATTTACAAATGTCTACATTAAAAACTTTGGTGATGACATGGATGATGAGAAGCTGAGGGAACTCTTCAGTAAATACG GAAATGCCATGAGTATTCGTGTCATGACGGATGACACAGGAAAGTCTCGGGGCTTTGGTTTTGTCAGCTTCGACAGGCATGAGGATGCCCAGAAA GCAGTGGACGAAATGAATGGGAAGGAGCTGAATGGCAAACTGATCTATGTTGGACGTGCCCAGAAGAAGGTGGAGCGACAGACAGAGCTCAAGCGCAAATTTGAGCAAATGAAACAAGATCGCATGACTCGCTACCAG GGTGTAAATTTGTATGTAAAGAACCTTGATGATGGAATTGATGATGAACGCCTGAGAAAGGAGTTCTCACCATTTGGCACCATAACGAGCGCTAAG GTGATGATGGAAGGAGGTCGCAGCAAAGGTTTTGGCTTCGTCTGCTTCTCGTCACCAGAGGAAGCCACCAAAGCAGTGACAGAAATGAATGGGCGTATTGTAGCCACAAAGCCACTGTATGTGGCCCTGGCCCAGCGAAAAGAGGAGCGTCAGGCCCACCTGACTAACCAGTACATGCAGCGGATGGCCAGTGTGCGTGCAGTGCCAAACCCAGTCATCAATCCTTACCAGCCAGCCCCACCCTCTGGCTACTTCATGGCAGCCATACCTCAGGCCCAGAACCGTGCTGCTTACTACCCTGCTGCTGGCCAGATGGCCCAGCTCCGCCCAAGTCCGCGCTGGACCACCCAAGGTGTACGGCCACAAC ACTTCCAGAACATGCCAGGTGCCATGCGTCCCTCAGCCCCACGCCCTCAGACCTTCAGTACTATGCGGCCTGCTTCCCAGGTGCCTCGCATGATGTCTACCCAGCGTGTCG CCACTCAGAGCATGGGTCCCCGACCAGccgctgcagcagctgcagcgaCTCCTGTCCGCGGAGTCCCTCAGTACAAGTATGCTGCAGGAGTTCGCAATCCCCAGCAGCACATGAGTGCTCAGCCACAAGTCACCATGCAGCAG CCTGCTGTTCATGTCCAAGGACAGGAACCGCTGACCGCCTCCATGTTGGCAGCTGCTCCACCACAGGAACAGAAGCAGATGCTGG GTGAGCGTCTGTTCCCACTGATCCAGAACATGCATCCGAGCCTGGCAGGGAAGATTACAGGCATGCTGCTGGAGATTGACAACTCAGAACTGCTCCACATGCTGGAGTCTCCAGAGTCTCTCCGCTCAAAG GTGGATGAAGCGGTGGCTGTGCTTCAGGCCCACCAAGCCAAGGAGGCTGCTCAGAAGACTGTGACAAATTCAACTGGTGTCCCAAGTGTTTGA
- the LOC137124858 gene encoding polyadenylate-binding protein 1 isoform X1 gives MNPSAPSYPMASLYVGDLHQDVTEAMLYEKFSPAGAILSIRVCRDMITRRSLGYAYVNFQQPADAERALDTMNFDVIKGRPVRIMWSQRDPSLRKSGVGNIFIKNLDKSIDNKALYDTFSAFGNILSCKVVCDENGSKGYGFVHFETQEAAERAIEKMNGMLLNDRKVFVGRFKSRKEREAELGARAKEFTNVYIKNFGDDMDDEKLRELFSKYGNAMSIRVMTDDTGKSRGFGFVSFDRHEDAQKAVDEMNGKELNGKLIYVGRAQKKVERQTELKRKFEQMKQDRMTRYQGVNLYVKNLDDGIDDERLRKEFSPFGTITSAKVMMEGGRSKGFGFVCFSSPEEATKAVTEMNGRIVATKPLYVALAQRKEERQAHLTNQYMQRMASVRAVPNPVINPYQPAPPSGYFMAAIPQAQNRAAYYPAAGQMAQLRPSPRWTTQGVRPQHFQNMPGAMRPSAPRPQTFSTMRPASQVPRMMSTQRVATQSMGPRPAAAAAAATPVRGVPQYKYAAGVRNPQQHMSAQPQVTMQQPAVHVQGQEPLTASMLAAAPPQEQKQMLGERLFPLIQNMHPSLAGKITGMLLEIDNSELLHMLESPESLRSKVDEAVAVLQAHQAKEAAQKTVTNSTGVPSV, from the exons ATGAACCCGAGTGCTCCCAGTTACCCCATGGCCTCCTTGTACGTCGGAGATCTGCATCAAGATGTGACTGAGGCCATGCTGTACGAGAAATTTAGCCCAGCCGGAGCCATCCTTTCAATCCGGGTCTGTAGGGACATGATCACCCGGCGTTCCCTTGGATACGCTTATGTCAACTTCCAACAGCCAGCGGACG CTGAGCGTGCACTGGACACCATGAACTTTGATGTGATCAAGGGGCGGCCTGTCCGCATCATGTGGTCGCAGCGTGATCCATCACTGAGAAAAAGCGGTGTGGGAAACATCTTTATCAAGAATCTTGACAAGTCAATCGACAACAAGGCTCTATATGACACATTCTCTGCTTTTGGCAACATCCTGTCATGCAAG GTGGTTTGCGATGAGAATGGCTCTAAAGGCTATGGCTTTGTGCATTTTGAGACTCAAGAGGCAGCTGAGCGAGCCATTGAGAAAATGAATGGCATGCTGCTTAATGACCGAAAAGT ATTTGTGGGTCGCTTCAAATCTCGAAAAGAGCGTGAGGCTGAACTGGGTGCCCGAGCCAAAGAATTTACAAATGTCTACATTAAAAACTTTGGTGATGACATGGATGATGAGAAGCTGAGGGAACTCTTCAGTAAATACG GAAATGCCATGAGTATTCGTGTCATGACGGATGACACAGGAAAGTCTCGGGGCTTTGGTTTTGTCAGCTTCGACAGGCATGAGGATGCCCAGAAA GCAGTGGACGAAATGAATGGGAAGGAGCTGAATGGCAAACTGATCTATGTTGGACGTGCCCAGAAGAAGGTGGAGCGACAGACAGAGCTCAAGCGCAAATTTGAGCAAATGAAACAAGATCGCATGACTCGCTACCAG GGTGTAAATTTGTATGTAAAGAACCTTGATGATGGAATTGATGATGAACGCCTGAGAAAGGAGTTCTCACCATTTGGCACCATAACGAGCGCTAAG GTGATGATGGAAGGAGGTCGCAGCAAAGGTTTTGGCTTCGTCTGCTTCTCGTCACCAGAGGAAGCCACCAAAGCAGTGACAGAAATGAATGGGCGTATTGTAGCCACAAAGCCACTGTATGTGGCCCTGGCCCAGCGAAAAGAGGAGCGTCAGGCCCACCTGACTAACCAGTACATGCAGCGGATGGCCAGTGTGCGTGCAGTGCCAAACCCAGTCATCAATCCTTACCAGCCAGCCCCACCCTCTGGCTACTTCATGGCAGCCATACCTCAGGCCCAGAACCGTGCTGCTTACTACCCTGCTGCTGGCCAGATGGCCCAGCTCCGCCCAAGTCCGCGCTGGACCACCCAAGGTGTACGGCCACAAC ACTTCCAGAACATGCCAGGTGCCATGCGTCCCTCAGCCCCACGCCCTCAGACCTTCAGTACTATGCGGCCTGCTTCCCAGGTGCCTCGCATGATGTCTACCCAGCGTGTCG CCACTCAGAGCATGGGTCCCCGACCAGccgctgcagcagctgcagcgaCTCCTGTCCGCGGAGTCCCTCAGTACAAGTATGCTGCAGGAGTTCGCAATCCCCAGCAGCACATGAGTGCTCAGCCACAAGTCACCATGCAGCAG CCTGCTGTTCATGTCCAAGGACAGGAACCGCTGACCGCCTCCATGTTGGCAGCTGCTCCACCACAGGAACAGAAGCAGATGCTGG GTGAGCGTCTGTTCCCACTGATCCAGAACATGCATCCGAGCCTGGCAGGGAAGATTACAGGCATGCTGCTGGAGATTGACAACTCAGAACTGCTCCACATGCTGGAGTCTCCAGAGTCTCTCCGCTCAAAG GTGGATGAAGCGGTGGCTGTGCTTCAGGCCCACCAAGCCAAGGAGGCTGCTCAGAAGACTGTGACAAATTCAACTGGTGTCCCAAGTGTTTGA
- the LOC137124910 gene encoding type-4 ice-structuring protein LS-12-like has translation MKFSLIVAVVLLALAQGSFAQEAADLERLGQYFMDLKNKMTQELTDLISKHDLKTHAQTFLDDSKTHLEPIATQIQDQLKSVATNVEDQIRPLTANVQAQIQPMVDNFQRQMEAIMQKLTEQAKAIGN, from the exons ATGAAGTTCTCCCTCATCGTAGCAGTTGTCCTGCTTGCTCTGGCACAGG GAAGCTTTGCCCAAGAAGCGGCCGACTTGGAAAGGCTCGGTCAGTACTTTAtggatttgaaaaacaaaatgactcaGGAGCTGACAGATCTGATCAGCAAGCACGACCTGAAAACCCACGCTCA GACCTTTCTGGATGACAGCAAGACCCACCTGGAGCCCATAGCAACTCAGATCCAGGATCAGCTAAAGAGTGTTGCCACCAATGTCGAGGACCAGATCAGGCCCCTAACTGCCAATGTTCAGGCTCAGATCCAGCCCATGGTCGACAACTTCCAGAGGCAGATGGAGGCCATCATGCAGAAGCTGACTGAGCAAGCCAAGGCCATTGGCAACTAA
- the lix1l gene encoding LIX1-like protein, which produces MESNVIPDSIRPQRLQPGIGFGSGPTGTLRSSLRPGVTVPIAPLLPSPASLAASSGPPPPPPPLQLHSLYGGVGAGLGPGATGHCNPGNPAVLKEAVEAVVRSFAKHTQGYGRVNVVEALQEFWQMKLTRGADLRNGALVVYEMVPSNTAPYVCYVSLPGGSCFGSFQFCPTKAEARRSAAKIALMNSVFNEHPSRRITDDFIEKSVSEALASFNGNREEVDNPNTGIGAFRFMLESNKGKSMLEFQELMTVFQLLHWNGSLKAMRERQCSRQEVLAHYSHRALDDDMRTQMAADWVNREQSVAGTIAQELASTERELEDARLAGRELRFHKEKKDILMLAVGQLSAANTATLPSH; this is translated from the exons ATGGAATCTAACGTGATCCCGGACAGTATCCGCCCTCAGAGGCTGCAGCCCGGGATCGGGTTCGGTTCAGGACCGACCGGGACCCTGCGCTCCTCTCTCCGGCCCGGGGTGACGGTCCCCATCGCGCCGCTGCTGCCCTCCCCGGCCTCTCTGGCCGCTTCGTCCGGGCCTCCCCCACCGCCCCCTCCGCTGCAGCTCCACAGCCTGTACGGCGGAGTGGGAGCGGGGCTTGGGCCGGGGGCTACCGGCCACTGTAACCCGGGGAACCCGGCGGTGCTGAAGGAGGCGGTGGAGGCTGTGGTCCGCAGCTtcgccaaacacacacaaggttaTGGCAGAG TAAACGTGGTGGAAGCTTTGCAGGAGTTTTGGCAGATGAAGCTGACCAGAGGAGCCGATCTGCGGAACGGAGCTCTGGTTGTTTATGAAATGGTTCCGTCTAACACTGCTCCTTATGTTTGCTATGTCAGTCTTCCAGGAGGCAGCTGCTTCGGGAGTTTCCAG TTCTGTCCCACCAAAGCAGAGGCAAGACGCAGCGCTGCCAAGATTGCCCTCATGAATTCTGTTTTCAATGAACATCCTTCCCGTCGCATCACAGACGACTTCATTGAGAAGAGTGTGAGTGAGGCCTTGGCCTCCTTCAAT GGAAACAGAGAGGAGGTCGACAATCCCAACACAGGAATTGGTGCTTTTCGCTTCATGCTTGAGTCCAACAAAGGAAAATCCATGCTTGAGTTTCAG gagCTGATGACTGTATTCCAGCTGCTGCACTGGAATGGAAGCCTTAAAGCAATGAGAGAGCGACAGTGTTCCCGACAG GAGGTGCTGGCTCATTATTCCCACCGAGCTCTGGATGATGACATGCGCACCCAGATGGCTGCTGACTGGGTGAACCGAGAACAGAGCGTGGCGGGCACCATTGCCCAGGAGCTGGCCTCCACAGAGCGAGAACTGGAGGATGCCAGGCTGGCGGGCAGAGAACTGCGTTTtcacaaagagaagaaagataTCCTGATGTTAGCTGTGGGTCAACTCAGTGCGGCCAACACTGCCACCCTGCCCTCGCACTAA